GGTTACTTATAATAAAACGTTTGGTATTGTAGGAAGTTCATGTGGTGCGTTGGATTTCAACTCATTTGGGGAAGGATATCAAAAATATATGGTAAATAAAGTTCTTGGACCATTAGAATCAATTAATCCCAGTTTTCTTACCGACAGTAAAGTGAAGCTGATGGCAGGAGCAGGACAGCAATATATCTTCGATTGTGGCACAGAAGACACCCAGATGATCAATATGAACAGGAATTTTCATAAAAAACTGACAGAAATGAAAATCCAGCATCTCTATACAGAATCTTTGGGTGGGCATGTTCCCGAATACTGGAGCAGATCACTGTCTGAACAATTGTCTTTATTTGACAGATTTTTTAAACAATAAACCTGTTTTTTAAGTTTCGGCTAAAGCCTTTGGAATTTATATTTAATTATTAAAACGGGCTAAAGCCCTTTCCTATTGAATCTTGATTAGTTTTTATATTAATAGAAGCGGGCTTTAGCCCGCTTGTTTTTTATTGTTGATAGCTTTACCCAATCGATCCGTGTCAAGGTTTTAAACCTTGACACGGATCAATCGAATGAAAATCAAATAAAAAATCCTTTTTGAGCCATGCCCAAAAAGGATTTACGATTGATTGATGTTCAAAATGCTAACTAACCAGCATATTAAAATTGTTGAAAGTTTTTACCCAAATGCTCTTCTATTACAAAGAACGGATCTTCTGTAAGCGTGTGTGCTCTCATATCGATAAGACTCACTTTACTCATCATACGAAGCATAATTCTTCTCTCACAAGGCTGTTCAATACCGTCAATTTTTCTCACTCCTGCACGGAAAGCTGATCTTCCGTGAGCACATAAATGATTATTAACCAGAATGACATCTCCCGCCTGAGGCGTAAACCCTGAGTAAATCAAATGTCTGGCTTCTTCCCAGAACTCATGCAGCGTACTTTGAGCTTCCTCAGATTGTCTTATACTCGAATTGAAAAGCTGTTCTGCAGCATCAAACCTCATAAAAGGAAGGCTTAAATTCCCATACAATACAGAATCTAATGTTTCTTCTTCAGTATCTCCTGTTTCCAGATTCGCATCTTTTGGGATTTTATAAATACGCTCAAAAAGAGGTCTGTAGTTTTCACCGATAGACTCATGAGATCGGATTGAATAAAGAGTAGAAGGAACCTGTTCCTCATTTCTTACATACATAAAGCTTAAATAATCTGCCTGATGTTTCAGGAAAGCATCTTCGGTATGTACATACAAATCTGTGGAAGATCCTGATCCCGTCTGCGTTTCTTTCATTTTCTCATCAGGAATGATGGCATGAATTAATCCACCTCCTTTACGCTGTGAATAATATTGCACAGGTTTTGATGGCAGCGCTCCATGAATAAGTGCACATGCAAAACCATATAAATTAAATTTTGAATAATCTGCAGTCTGCCAATTTGAAGGGGTAGAGCCTATATTCTCCTGATCTATATCCATTAATCCGGTAAAGATCAGTGCACCATACTGATTTTTTGAAAAGTCACTCGCAAAATCAGCCGCTATATTTAAAATTCTCTCCGGTAAAAAATAAGACGCCAGCTGATGTACATGCTTAATAAAATCACGGTTTTCATAAGTGTCATACTTTTTCTGAAGATGTAGTGCAGCATCTTTTATCATTCTTCTCTCCTGTGAGGTGACCTCTATGACCGTAGGAAGCAGTTTTACCGCTGTAGAACAGTCTTTATCTAAAATTTCTGTAGAATTCATTAAAAAAAAATTTGGTGTTAACTAATAATTTTTATATTTGTTTTTAATTATTCTAAATAACAATAGCCGAGTCAAATTTATGAATAATTACTCAACCACCAAACAAAATCTAAAAAAAATGTAAAAATTAAAAACCTGACTATCAGATATATATAATCGTATATCAAAAAAACCACAACAACTCACAGATTTAAAAAATCACATTACAAAACTTTTATGAACAACAATTTAATTTCCCTAGAAGAGCTCGCAAGCACAACTTCACCTCACATTTCGGGGAATTTTGGGAATATTTTTCATCCAGACAATTATGATCATTATCGTAATGCAGTCAATAGTACTTTAGACCTGGTTCAGGAATTTCTTTACAGAAACGACAAACCTTTCAGTGGTATAGAAGCCAAAACAATGAAAGGGATGGTACAACAGATCGATCTTAATCAAAAACTTTCCAATTATAATGAACTTCTTGCGGAAGTAGATGAAATTTATGTAAAACACGCTACAGCTTTTCACCTTCCACAATATGTAGCACACCTTAACTGCCCGGTAGTTATTCCGGCATTGGCAGGAGAAATCCTTGTGAGTGCTATCAACTCTTCACAGGATACTTATGATCAGAGTGCCGGTGGAACTTTTATGGAAAGAAAACTGATCGACTGGACAGCGGGTCAAATCGGATATAATACCACTGAAAGCGATGGCGTTTTCACAGCAGGGGGCTCACAGAGCAATTTAATGGGATTGGTTATGATGCGTGACTGTTTTTCCCAGAAAAGATACAACCACAATATTAAAATGGATGGTCTGCCGGCAGAGGCAAGCCGTTTCAGAATATTTGTTTCAGATAAATCTCACTTCAGCAATTTAAAAAATGCTTCCATTATGGGATTGGGTGAGAAAAGCATTGTTAAAGTTCCTACCGATGACAGATTCCGTATGGACATTTCTCTTTTGAAAAAATACATTAAAAGAGAAGAACAGTTAGGAAATATTCCTATCGGTATTGTTGCAACAGCAGGGACTACAGACTTTGGAAATATTGATCCACTGGAAGATATCGCCAATATTGCAGAGCAGTATAATATATGGATGCACGTAGATGCCGCTTACGGATGTGCTTTACTATTAAGTGACAAATACCGCAATCTGATTAATGGTATTGAAAGAGCAGATTCAGTAACAATTGATTACCATAAGTCATTCTTCCAGCCAATCAGCAGCAGTGCCTTTATTGTTAAAAATAAAAAAGAACTGTTGATTCTTAAACATCACGCCGATTATTTGAATCCAAAAGAAATGGACGAAGAAGAAATTCCGGCACAGATCAATAAATCCATTACGCAGAGTACCCGAAGATTTGATGCTTTAAAGCTTTGGTTTACCATAAGAATGATGGGTAGAGAACAGCTGGCAGAATATACAGATACCGTGATTGATCTTACCAAAGATGCAGCGGCAATGATTACTGAAGATGCAGATTTTGAATTGCTTTCAGATTCTGACTTAAGTGTTCTTGTTTTCAGATATATAAATCCGGAAATCAGTGATCTGAATGCCCTGAATCAATACATTAAGATGAAACTTTTCTACAGCGGAGAAATCCTTGTAGCCAGCACAAAGGTTGATGGAAACTTCTATCTGAAATTTACCTTCCTGAACCCGATTACCACTACTGAAGATATTTATCAAATTCTTACCACAATCAAAAGACATGGAAAAGACTTTAATTCAGAAAAATAAAACAGGAGAACAAGCCAGAGAAATTACCTTCAGAATTCTTCTTAACGGAATGCTGAGAGAACTGGGAAATGGAAAATTCTATCAGGGAGTTCCAAAATATGATCTCCTTACAGCAAAAGCTCTGCAGAACAGTAATTATCCGCTGTATATGAGATTTGAAATGAAGAAAAGCGGATTGTTCCTGTTCGCTCCCGTTTTTTATCGTTCCGAAACTCTTTTTCATGAATACGGACCTGTTTTGTGGGCCGTTGACCATCAAAATCAAGAGGTTTTTGAAGTCAATAATGAAAAACTGACTGAATTGGTTTACAAGGAGTTTTCAGAAACAACAAACGAAACTGGATTCAAACAGTTTGTAGAAAGAATTCAAAGCAGTTTAAGAAATCTGGAAAAAACAACGGAAGCATGTCTTCAGGATGATCAGCTTTTAACCTATTCCTTCTTGGAATCTGAACAAATGCTTCCTGCAGGACATAATCTACATCCTTTCACCAAATCAAGAATGGGATTCTCTGAGGAAGAACAGCTTTTATACGGTCCGGAATTCGGAAAAGGATTTCAGCTGGATTACTTCCTGATTCATAAAGACTGTATTACAGAAAAATCTCTTCCAGGGATTTCAGCAAAAGAAATCTTCGAAAAATGGACTTCTTTACCGGAAAGCTACGATTTTGAAAACATCAATGATTTTTATATAGTTCCATGCCATCCATGGGAGGCACAATATCTTTTATCAACAGCAGAATACCCTGAAATGTTAGGTTCAGGAAAAATTATTCACATCGGACCTTTGGGGGAGGATTTTTATGCGACTTCTTCTATAAGAACAGTATATAATCCTGACTTCAGCTGGATGTTGAAATTCTCTCTGCATGTTTTAATGACAGGCTCGGTAAGAACAAACAGTTTAAAAGATCTCAACAGAGGGTATGCTTCTGCAATCTGGTGGCAGCATCAAAAAGCTTCGTTTGAACAAAACTTCCCGAATTTTAAATTATTACTGGAACCTTCCACCGTAAGTGTTCATTACGAAGGAAAGAATATGGACAGCTTGAATATACTGCTCCGTGAAAATCCTTTTTCCAATGAAGATAAAGTTATTTTACTGGCAAGGCTTTGTCAGGATGAATCTACAGATGGTTTCAATTTTACGGCACATTTCTTTAAAAATGTGGCCAATCAATTAGGGGTAGATGCTGAAAAAGCGGCTATTATCTGGTTTGAAAAGTATGTAAATCTATTGCTTTCTCCTTTAAACAGATTGTTCAATCAATTAGGGATGGCTCCGGAAGTTCATCAGCAAAACCTTCTTGTTCAGCTTGACAATCAGCTTTTACCGGAATCTATCTATGTAAGAGACGGACAGGGATATCTGATTAAAGAAAGTTTCAAAGGAAAATATGAATCCCTGATTACAGAATATCCTGAAGTTGAAGATCTTTTCATTAGAGATGAGCGCCTTTTAGACATTATTTCCCACCATCTTTTGGTAAGCAATCTGAGTGCTTTGATCTCATCAATAGGCAAAACAGGATTGGTTAAAGAAAGAAGATTGATTCATATCCTTTACAGGGAGTTTGAAAATCTTCATGAAACTGAACCTTCATCATTAACGGATTATGCATTAAATCAAAGATATTGGGCGGTTAAATCTAACTTACAATCGGCCGTAGCTGATGTAGACGGAGGCGTGAATGCAGCATCTATTGCTTATGCGAAAGTTCCGAATCTTCTTCACAAACATTTCTTCTCAGATCAACTGATTCACCCACAAGGAAAAGAAGTTTTCTTCAAAAGATACTTCCAGAAAGAGGATGTAACCATGAGTATGCGTCCTATAGATCTTGAAAATGACCTTGAAATGCTTCATGAATGGTTCAACCGTGAACATGCCGTAAAAATATGGCAGATGAACTGGCCTATTGATGAGCTTGAAACCTACTACAGACTGATGCTTCCAAGTGATGAAGCCCACAGTTATATCATTGCAGGTAATGATGAGCCTTCCTGTAATATAGAGGTGTACTGGGCATGCAGAGATATCGTGGGAGATTACTATGATGTATTGCCTACAGATTATGGAACGCACCAGTTTATTGCACCTATTGATCCTAAAAAGAAATTTGTATCTCCATCCACTCAATCTATGGTTGACTATGTTTTTGCACAGCCACAGGTAGGAAAAATGGTAGGGGAAGGGTCTGTAGACTCTCTTGCTTCTATGATGAATAAAGCCCATGTAGGCTTCAAAGTAGACAAAGTAATTGAAATGCCTCATAAAAAAGCCAATCTGAACTTCTGTTACAGAGAATGGTACTGGGAAAAATTCCCGCAAAATAAAGAGGTACAAATCACCACAAACATCACAAAAAATGACTAACGAAGCCGTATACAATGTAATAGGCATAGGTATTGGCCCTTTCAATCTGGGACTTGCCGCATTATCCAATCCGATTTCGGAACTGAAGACCCTTTTTCTGGACCAGAGAGATGGTTTCGACTGGCATCCGGGATTGATGATTGACCATGTAACCCTGCAGACTCCATTTTTGTGTGACTGTGTATCCATGGCTGATCCAACCAGTCCTTTGAGTCTTTTGAATTATTTAAAGGAAACCGGAAGACTGTATAAGTTTTTTATCAGAGAAAACTTCTTTATCCCTAGGAAAGAGTACAACCGTTACTGCCAATGGGTGATTGAACAGCTTCCACAGTGCCGTTTTTCAACGCAGGTAATGGATATTACTTATGAAGATGGATTATATCATGTGACGACAGTTCACACCAAAACAAAAGAGACGACTGTTTTTAAAACGGAAAGACTGATTTTAGGAACAGGAACACAGCCTCATATTCCTTCTTTTATTCCCAAAGATGATTCCCGTGTTATTCATACCAGTGCTTATCTGTATAGAAAAGAGGAATTGCTGTCTCAAGGAAAGAAAATTGCCATTATCGGTTCGGGGCAGAGTGCTGCAGAGGTTTTCTATGATCTGCTTCAAAACAGGAATGAAAAAACACAACTGGGTTGGTATTCCCGTCCGGACAGATTTTTCCCTATGGAATATTCTAAACTGACATTGGAGCTTACTTCCCCTGATTATGTTGAATATTTCTACAACAGAAGTGAGTCTGCAAGGAAAACTATTTTAAGCAAGCAACAGGCTCAGTTTAAAGGGATCAATTACGACCTAATCAATGATATCTATGATTTTATTTACGATCTGAATATTGATAATGCTGATCCTAATCTTAAAATTATTCCTAACAGCCAGCTGAATAAGGTAGATAACAGCAACCCGGACTTCATCAATCTTGAGTTTACACAACTTGAACAGGATGTGCCTTATGATCAGGAAGCTGATTATCTGATTTTGGGAACCGGATACCGTTATCATGAGCCTGCATTCTTAAAGAATATCCAATCCAGAATCAAGAGAGATTCAAGCGGATTGTTTGATGTCAACAGGAATTATTCAATAGATCATAACGAAGGCGAAATCTATGTGCTTCATGCCGAAGTACACACACACAGCTATATTTCTACCGATCTGGGAATGGCTGCTTACCGTAATTCCTACATCATCAATGATATTCTGGGAAGAGAGCATTATAAAATTGAAAAGAAGATTGCTTTCCAGGACTTTGATGTGGAAAAATACGCTGATTTACCAACTGCCAAAATTTAATTAAAAAATGAACACCAACTTAAAAAATACAGTAAGCCAGGAAAACTGGAATCAGGCTAACAGAAACTTAATGGCCAAAACCATCGCAGAACTGATGCACGAAGAGCTTCTAAAACCTGTGGTAACTTTTGAAGATAAAGACGGATATACAGTTTTTAAACTTGAAACCGGAGTTGAAAATATTACCTACAGCTTCCGCGGGCAGGAGAGAATGATGGATTATTGGCATATTGATAAAGACAGCATTACTAAGACCGAAAATGGTGAAGATTTATCTGCTATAGATGTAGCGGCTTTCTTCCTGGAAATGCAGACTGTATTTGATCTGGATCCTTATACCATTGCAAGATATACAGAAGAATTACTGCATACGTTATATTGTGATGCTTTGATTTTATCTAAAGGAGTAATGTCTTCAAAAGATCTTGCTGATGCTGATTATCAAACGGTAGAGCACAATATGACCGGACATCCGTGGGTGATTGTGAACAAAAGCCGATTAGGTTTTTCTCCCCGTGATCTGAAAACATTTGCTCCTGAAGCAGATGAGAATTTAAAAGTAATCTGGCTGGCTTCCCATAAAAGCAGATCATCATTCCAGGCTTTGGAATACATCAACAGAGAAGATTTTTATCGTTCAGAAATAGGAGATCTTTTGTATAATGATTTTCAGCAGCAGCTGATGAGCGAAGGAAAAATTGTTGAAGATTATCATTTTATCCCTGTACATCCATGGCAATGGGAACACAAACTTCAGATTCATTTTGCAGGAGATCTTGCTTCAGGGCTTTTAATCCCAATGGGTAAGGGTAGTGATACTTACAGTCCACAGCAGAGTATCCGTACTTTATTCAATGTAGATCATCCGAAGAAAAGATATTTGAAAACAGCTGTTTCTATTCTGAGCACAGGAAATATCAGAGGATTATCACCTAAACAGATGAAAATTGCTCCAGCCATTACAGATTGGGTAAAAGGATTAATCAAAGATGATGCTTATCTGGAAAGCAAAGGAACTATTTTCTTAGGAGAAGAGGCAGCCATTGCCTATCTGCATCCACAATATGGAGCTATTGCCAGTGTACCTTATCAATATAATGAATTCCTTGGAGCATTATGGAGAGAAAGTGCTGAAAATTATCTGAAAGAAGATGAGCAAATGGTAACCATGGCTTCTTTACTTTATGTAGATGAAAGCGGAGTTCCACTAGTTCAGGCATTTGCAGAAAAAGCAGGAATGAGTATCAAAGAATGGATTGAAAGCTATCTTGATGCTTATCTGACTCCTTTATTACATATTTATTACACGCATTCATTATGTGTAACGCCACACGGAGAAAACATTATGGTTGTTCTGAAAAACGGTGTTCCACAGAGAATTGTAATTAAAGATTTTGTGGATGATATCGTTTTAACAACTGAAGCCAGAGAAAAACTTCCTGCACATCTTGCAGACGGTTTGATCCAGTCTTCCAACAAAGAGAATATTCCGTTGTTTATTC
This region of Chryseobacterium culicis genomic DNA includes:
- a CDS encoding lysine N(6)-hydroxylase/L-ornithine N(5)-oxygenase family protein; amino-acid sequence: MTNEAVYNVIGIGIGPFNLGLAALSNPISELKTLFLDQRDGFDWHPGLMIDHVTLQTPFLCDCVSMADPTSPLSLLNYLKETGRLYKFFIRENFFIPRKEYNRYCQWVIEQLPQCRFSTQVMDITYEDGLYHVTTVHTKTKETTVFKTERLILGTGTQPHIPSFIPKDDSRVIHTSAYLYRKEELLSQGKKIAIIGSGQSAAEVFYDLLQNRNEKTQLGWYSRPDRFFPMEYSKLTLELTSPDYVEYFYNRSESARKTILSKQQAQFKGINYDLINDIYDFIYDLNIDNADPNLKIIPNSQLNKVDNSNPDFINLEFTQLEQDVPYDQEADYLILGTGYRYHEPAFLKNIQSRIKRDSSGLFDVNRNYSIDHNEGEIYVLHAEVHTHSYISTDLGMAAYRNSYIINDILGREHYKIEKKIAFQDFDVEKYADLPTAKI
- a CDS encoding GNAT family N-acetyltransferase encodes the protein MEKTLIQKNKTGEQAREITFRILLNGMLRELGNGKFYQGVPKYDLLTAKALQNSNYPLYMRFEMKKSGLFLFAPVFYRSETLFHEYGPVLWAVDHQNQEVFEVNNEKLTELVYKEFSETTNETGFKQFVERIQSSLRNLEKTTEACLQDDQLLTYSFLESEQMLPAGHNLHPFTKSRMGFSEEEQLLYGPEFGKGFQLDYFLIHKDCITEKSLPGISAKEIFEKWTSLPESYDFENINDFYIVPCHPWEAQYLLSTAEYPEMLGSGKIIHIGPLGEDFYATSSIRTVYNPDFSWMLKFSLHVLMTGSVRTNSLKDLNRGYASAIWWQHQKASFEQNFPNFKLLLEPSTVSVHYEGKNMDSLNILLRENPFSNEDKVILLARLCQDESTDGFNFTAHFFKNVANQLGVDAEKAAIIWFEKYVNLLLSPLNRLFNQLGMAPEVHQQNLLVQLDNQLLPESIYVRDGQGYLIKESFKGKYESLITEYPEVEDLFIRDERLLDIISHHLLVSNLSALISSIGKTGLVKERRLIHILYREFENLHETEPSSLTDYALNQRYWAVKSNLQSAVADVDGGVNAASIAYAKVPNLLHKHFFSDQLIHPQGKEVFFKRYFQKEDVTMSMRPIDLENDLEMLHEWFNREHAVKIWQMNWPIDELETYYRLMLPSDEAHSYIIAGNDEPSCNIEVYWACRDIVGDYYDVLPTDYGTHQFIAPIDPKKKFVSPSTQSMVDYVFAQPQVGKMVGEGSVDSLASMMNKAHVGFKVDKVIEMPHKKANLNFCYREWYWEKFPQNKEVQITTNITKND
- a CDS encoding IucA/IucC family protein codes for the protein MNTNLKNTVSQENWNQANRNLMAKTIAELMHEELLKPVVTFEDKDGYTVFKLETGVENITYSFRGQERMMDYWHIDKDSITKTENGEDLSAIDVAAFFLEMQTVFDLDPYTIARYTEELLHTLYCDALILSKGVMSSKDLADADYQTVEHNMTGHPWVIVNKSRLGFSPRDLKTFAPEADENLKVIWLASHKSRSSFQALEYINREDFYRSEIGDLLYNDFQQQLMSEGKIVEDYHFIPVHPWQWEHKLQIHFAGDLASGLLIPMGKGSDTYSPQQSIRTLFNVDHPKKRYLKTAVSILSTGNIRGLSPKQMKIAPAITDWVKGLIKDDAYLESKGTIFLGEEAAIAYLHPQYGAIASVPYQYNEFLGALWRESAENYLKEDEQMVTMASLLYVDESGVPLVQAFAEKAGMSIKEWIESYLDAYLTPLLHIYYTHSLCVTPHGENIMVVLKNGVPQRIVIKDFVDDIVLTTEAREKLPAHLADGLIQSSNKENIPLFILLGVFDAFFRYLSNALHTYSNFNEEIFWELVHNCVENYKAENTHLQERYEKYDLYVPAFKRFYINSLRLKNNGYSENKAFAIPRKDGALPNPLYQIANKNSVAAV
- a CDS encoding TauD/TfdA family dioxygenase; this translates as MNSTEILDKDCSTAVKLLPTVIEVTSQERRMIKDAALHLQKKYDTYENRDFIKHVHQLASYFLPERILNIAADFASDFSKNQYGALIFTGLMDIDQENIGSTPSNWQTADYSKFNLYGFACALIHGALPSKPVQYYSQRKGGGLIHAIIPDEKMKETQTGSGSSTDLYVHTEDAFLKHQADYLSFMYVRNEEQVPSTLYSIRSHESIGENYRPLFERIYKIPKDANLETGDTEEETLDSVLYGNLSLPFMRFDAAEQLFNSSIRQSEEAQSTLHEFWEEARHLIYSGFTPQAGDVILVNNHLCAHGRSAFRAGVRKIDGIEQPCERRIMLRMMSKVSLIDMRAHTLTEDPFFVIEEHLGKNFQQF
- a CDS encoding pyridoxal phosphate-dependent decarboxylase family protein, with protein sequence MNNNLISLEELASTTSPHISGNFGNIFHPDNYDHYRNAVNSTLDLVQEFLYRNDKPFSGIEAKTMKGMVQQIDLNQKLSNYNELLAEVDEIYVKHATAFHLPQYVAHLNCPVVIPALAGEILVSAINSSQDTYDQSAGGTFMERKLIDWTAGQIGYNTTESDGVFTAGGSQSNLMGLVMMRDCFSQKRYNHNIKMDGLPAEASRFRIFVSDKSHFSNLKNASIMGLGEKSIVKVPTDDRFRMDISLLKKYIKREEQLGNIPIGIVATAGTTDFGNIDPLEDIANIAEQYNIWMHVDAAYGCALLLSDKYRNLINGIERADSVTIDYHKSFFQPISSSAFIVKNKKELLILKHHADYLNPKEMDEEEIPAQINKSITQSTRRFDALKLWFTIRMMGREQLAEYTDTVIDLTKDAAAMITEDADFELLSDSDLSVLVFRYINPEISDLNALNQYIKMKLFYSGEILVASTKVDGNFYLKFTFLNPITTTEDIYQILTTIKRHGKDFNSEK